The following are from one region of the Coffea eugenioides isolate CCC68of chromosome 2, Ceug_1.0, whole genome shotgun sequence genome:
- the LOC113759305 gene encoding DNA (cytosine-5)-methyltransferase 1B-like produces MAASKQLPFFTEAASFAPMPSSNRISITIFGHMVIVELCTAHINQWWKLYKVQRMKRVEDFEREKRKRIFRGGGRKERAKVTVNVLSDNSSLVFHSYNRESEASIEFDISHYRLNHYNYLQLKTNKRFTIILRVCKLQKSFTCVSHFLGQEMIVLVRLKASAVTYQKMEKTEIQGKDLKRSRAKTKASSKPLKRKRSESNGSGSRKIPKKEAASSISHCKAIFLTDKSTTVETESFQFRNEEAAAIQLTRVCRDDFLPNRRLTAFVFHDEFGEPQPVEMVEECNLYISGLILPLEDACDDEKETRIRCEGFGPIISWSLSGYDDNSPIIWVSTEAADYECIKPATVYQKQYSLFFQKACTCVEVYRELSKSCGGNPNLSLNQLLTAIDHSVTERTNVPRGASVKDLIISWGRFIHDQLIGLDETAPKNDTIFRNLPVLVSLRDASDKAAGLASTRTKLKRRKNKVFSSTKIEYDIADNYPPPAYYQRGINEIDERAVFKGETDDADQLPHHVLHNWCLYGFDGSFISLEFLQLNSSSVIEQQIYCSGIATIGDGSRFCLDTCSNSPSSPTVINADRIPVYLSTIKDWKIEFKSSTVSISIRTDIAWYRLANPLTQYGPWYEPVLKTVTLAVSIAELLKEQRRASRLSFPEIVKRISDFNEGHPAYISSISADVERYIFVHGQTILKLFANYPDPSIRKCAFVRGLRDNLKELHRSKLVKKKIFPSQKEHVNLEAAVPHKTSETKAMPATTTKLISRIWHKYCSKYLPEDFNYEDTEALQETKSIFDENFKKFYCVPKRKSQCASTKVRWDREEVGKTSSGEVFYKRANFDGLVVSVGDSVQVKTADSEESPPVFFIEYMFEDSDARKLAHGRLMLRGYQTVLGYVSDKRELFLTNHCQEFGLSDIIGTMPTEIQSVPWGYQHRKTNADNHKIDRARVDKKIKGKPTKFFCRSLYCPERGAFLCLKTSSMGLGTGYCDSCKIKELRNTSVFKLSRYNFTFKGTKCHIHDFVYVTPHSISDETDKTPKNARSVVLKPFTVCQFLGIDQHKPFKNADPESTIVKLRRFFRPEDISADKAYHSDIREIYYSEQVIKVPVVAVKGKCEVREKEDLNPIPTTYVSQHIFFCEQLYDPISGALQKLPLQVKRSLSQRKSGKTALNRRTSQKRKKGERGFRGEFADCNKFLATLDIFAGCGGLSSGLEQSGVSKTKWAIEYEKSASEAFQLNHPDATVFTRNCNVILRAIMTVCGDADDCISTAEAADLADKLEQKEIDGLPRPGDVEFIIGGPPCQGFSKMNRYKERSWSKVQCEMILAFLSFVDYFRPKFFLLENVRNFIFFNKGQIFRFTLASLLEMGYQVRFGILEAGAYGVSQNRKRAFIWAASPEENLPEWPEPMYVFKGPRLKIPLGGNIHYAAVGSTANGAPFRAITIRDTIGELPAVRNGALKPIMEYKNGPISWFQNQIRGDIQDLKDHISKEMNELNLLRCRKIPKRPGSDWHDLPDKQVELSNGKVVNLLPSWLLKTAGRNNQWKGLYGRLDWAGKFPTCITDPQPMGKVGRWFHPAQDRILTVREYARAQGFPDSYQFAGNIQQKHRQVGNAVPLPLAFALGRKLNESIEDTSSELT; encoded by the exons ATGGCAGCATCAAAACAGCTTCCGTTCTTCACAGAAGCTGCTTCTTTTGCTCCAATGCCCTCATCAAATCGAATCTCCATAACCATATTCGGACATATGGTTATTGTGGAACTGTGCACAGCCCACATAAACCAG TGGTGGAAGTTGTATAAAGTCCAGAGGATGAAGAGGGTTGAAGATTTTGAGAGGGAAAAGAGAAAGAGGATCTTTAGAGGTGGTGGCAGAAAAGAAAGAGCAAag GTGACGGTTAATGTTCTTTCTGATAACTCATCTCTTGTCTTTCATTCATATAATAGGGAATCTGAAGCTTCAATTGAATTTGACATTAGCCATTATAGATTGAATCATTATAATTATCTTCAgttgaaaacaaataaaaggtTCACAATTATACTGAGAGTTTGCAAACTTCAGAAAAGCTTTACCTGTG TCAGTCATTTCCTAGGCCAAGAAATGATTGTTCTTGTAAGGCTTAAGGCTTCTGCAGTCACTTATCAAA AGATGGAGAAGACAGAAATACAGGGcaaagatctcaaaagatccaGAGCTAAAACCAAGGCAAGCTCCAAACCACTAAAACGGAAGAGGTCAGAAAGCAATGGTAGTGGTTCTAGGAAGATTCCAAAAAAGGAAGCTGCCTCCTCCATTTCGCACTGCAAAGCCATTTTCTTGACAGATAAATCTACTACAGTTGAGACTGAAAGTTTTCAATTTCGAAATGAAGAAGCAGCTGCTATACAATTGACCAGAGTATGCAGGGATGATTTTCTGCCAAATAGAAGGTTGACAGCCTTTgtatttcatgatgaattcggTGAACCACAGCCTGTTGAGATGGTTGAAGAGTGTAATCTATATATTTCAGGTCTAATCTTGCCTTTGGAGGATGCTTGTGATGATGAAAAGGAGACGAGGATTCGTTGTGAAGGGTTTGGGCCCATAATATCATGGTCATTGTCGGGGTATGATGATAACTCACCCATTATATGGGTTTCCACAGAAGCAGCTGATTATGAATGTATTAAGCCTGCTACTGTCTACCAGAAGCAATACAGTCTTTTCTTTCAGAAAGCATGTACATGTGTAGAGGTATATAGAGAGCTATCAAAATCTTGCGGAGGCAACCCTAATCTTAGTCTTAATCAGTTACTCACAGCTATTGATCATTCAGTGACAGAAAGAACAAATGTTCCTCGTGGAGCCTCTGTGAAGGACCTAATCATTTCATGGGGTAGATTCATACATGATCAACTTATTGGCTTGGATGAGACAGCTCCCAAGAATGATACAATTTTTAGGAATCTACCTGTACTTGTGTCCCTTAGGGATGCCTCAGATAAAGCTGCTGGTTTAGCATCTACAAGGACAAAATTAAAGAGAAGGAAGAATAAGGTTTTCTCATCCACTAAGATTGAGTATGACATAGCAGATAATTATCCACCACCAGCATACTATCAAAGAGGTATAAATGAGATAGATGAGCGTGCTGTATTCAAGGGTGAGACTGATGATGCTGATCAGCTTCCTCACCATGTGCTTCACAACTGGTGTCTGTATGGCTTTGATGGGAGTTTCATTTCTCTAGAATTCCTTCAATTGAATTCTTCTTCTGTAATAGAACAGCAGATTTACTGCTCAGGGATTGCCACAATTGGTGATGGAAGCAGATTTTGTCTTGACACTTGCTCTAATTCTCCAAGTTCTCCAACAGTAATAAACGCTGACAGAATACCCGTGTACTTGAGTACGATAAAGGACTGgaagattgaatttaaatcatCAACAGTATCCATCTCAATCCGAACAGATATAGCCTG GTATAGGTTGGCAAATCCATTGACACAGTATGGTCCATGGTATGAACCTGTTCTGAAAACAGTAACTTTAGCTGTTAGCATTGCTGAATTGTTGAAGGAACAGAGAAGAGCATCGAGGCTTTCATTTCCAGAAATCGTTAAGAGAATCTCAGATTTCAACGAGGGACATCCTGCTTACATATCCTCCATTTCAGCGGATGTTGAGAGGTATATATTTGTTCATGGGCAAACTATATTGAAGCTATTTGCAAACTATCCTGATCCGTCTATCAGAAAATGTGCTTTTGTCAGAGGCCTTAGGGATAATTTGAAAGAACTACATCGCTCTAAGTTGGTAAAGAAAAAGATATTCCCAAGCCAAAAAGAACATGTGAATTTGGAAGCTGCAGTACCACACAAAACCTCAGAGACAAAAGCAATGCCAGCTACTACTACCAAACTAATCAGCAGAATTTGGCACAAGTATTGCTCAAAGTACTTGCCTGAAGATTTCAACTATGAAGATACTGAAGCGTTGCAAGAAACGAAAAGCATTTTTGATGAGAATTTCAAGAAGTTTTACTGTGTTCCAAAGAGAAAATCGCAGTGTGCTAGCACAAAAGTCAGATGGGACAGAGAAGAAGTTGGGAAAACATCTTCAGGCGAGGTTTTCTACAAACGGGCTAACTTTGATGGACTTGTGGTTTCTGTGGGTGATTCAGTACAAGTGAAAACAGCTGATTCAGAGGAAAGCCCTCCTGTGTTTTTTATAGAGTACATGTTTGAAGACTCTGATGCCAGAAAATTAGCTCATGGAAGACTCATGCTTAGAGGATATCAGACAGTTCTTGGGTATGTTTCTGACAAGCGGGAATTGTTTTTGACTAATCATTGTCAGGAATTTGGGCTTTCTGATATCATAGGGACCATGCCTACAGAAATTCAATCAGTTCCTTGGGGCTATCAACATCGGAAGACAAATGCTGATAATCATAAGATTGATAGGGCAAGGGTAGACAAGAAAATCAAAGGGAAGCCAACGAAATTCTTCTGTAGAAGTTTGTATTGCCCTGAAAGAGGTGCTTTCTTATGCCTAAAAACTAGTTCAATGGGCCTTGGTACTGGGTATTGTGACTCTTGCAAGATAAAGGAACTGCGCAACACATCGGTATTCAAGCTGAGTAGGTACAATTTCACCTTCAAGGGAACCAAGTGTCATATTCATGACTTCGTTTATGTAACCCCCCATTCTATATCTGATGAGACAGATAAAACTCCTAAGAACGCAAGAAGTGTGGTTCTTAAACCATTCACTGTCTGCCAATTTCTGGGGATTGACCAGCATAAGCCATTTAAAAATGCTGACCCTGAATCCACGATAGTTAAACTTCGGAGATTTTTTAGACCTGAGGATATTTCAGCAGATAAAGCATACCATTCTGACATCCGAGAG ATATATTACAGTGAGCAAGTGATTAAGGTGCCTGTTGTGGCTGTAAAAGGGAAGTGTGAAGTAAGGGAGAAGGAAGATCTGAATCCCATCCCAACTACTTATGTATCTCAGCATATTTTCTTCTGTGAACAACTATATGACCCTATATCTGGAGCTTTGCAGAag TTACCACTTCAAGTCAAGCGGAGTCTTTCGCAAAGGAAATCAGGTAAAACTGCATTAAACAGAAGGACATCACAGAAGCgtaaaaaaggagaaagaggattTCGTGGAGAGTTTGCAGATTGTAACAAGTTTCTTGCCACTCTAGATATCTTTGCTGGTTGTGGTGGCCTATCTTCAGGCTTGGAACAATCAG GTGTTTCAAAGACAAAATGGGCAATTGAATATGAAAAATCTGCTTCGGAAGCATTTCAACTAAATCATCCGGACGCGACAGTGTTCACTAGAAATTGCAATGTCATCCTAAG GGCCATCATGACAGTCTGTGGGGATGCAGATGATTGTATATCAACCGCTGAGGCTGCTGATTTGGCTGATAAACTTGAGCAAAAGGAAATTGATGGTCTGCCGCGACCTGGGGATGTTGAGTTCATCATTGGAGGCCCTCCATGTCAG GGGTTCTCTAAGATGAACAGATATAAGGAAAGGTCTTGGAGCAAGGTCCAATGCGAAATGATATTAgcatttttatcctttgtggATTACTTTCGACCCAAGTTCTTTCTCCTTGAGAACGTCAGGAACTTCATATTCTTTAACAAAGGGCAAATATTTCGCTTCACATTGGCATCGCTCCTGGAAATGGGATATCAG GTGAGGTTTGGCATTTTGGAAGCTGGGGCATATGGAGTTTCTCAAAACCGTAAAAGGGCATTTATATGGGCAGCTTCCCCTGAAGAGAATCTACCCGAATGGCCTGAGCCGATGTATGTTTTCAAAGGCCCAAGACTCAAGATCCCATTAGGGGGAAATATTCACTATGCTGCAGTTGGTAGCACGGCAAATGGTGCTCCATTCCGTGCAATCACCATCAGAGATACAATTGGGGAACTCCCTGCAGTGAGAAACGGGGCATTAAAACCAATAATGGAG TACAAAAATGGACCTatttcttggtttcaaaacCAAATTCGAGGAGATATCCAGGATCTAAAAGACCACATTTCCAAGGAAATGAACGAGTTAAACCTCCTAAGGTGTCGAAAAATTCCAAAACGTCCTGGTTCTGACTGGCATGACCTTCCAGATAAACAG GTTGAGTTGTCAAATGGAAAGGTGGTTAATTTGCTGCCCTCATGGTTGCTCAAGACAGCAGGAAGAAATAACCAGTGGAAGGGATTATATGGAAGGTTGGATTGGGCAGGAAAGTTTCCTACATGTATAACTGATCCTCAACCTATGGGTAAGGTTGGAAGATGGTTTCATCCTGCTCAAGATAGGATACTTACTGTGCGTGAATATGCTCGAGCTCAG GGCTTTCCAGACAGCTATCAGTTTGCTGGTAATATTCAACAGAAACACAGGCAGGTTGGG